One stretch of Zingiber officinale cultivar Zhangliang chromosome 6B, Zo_v1.1, whole genome shotgun sequence DNA includes these proteins:
- the LOC121993094 gene encoding probable LRR receptor-like serine/threonine-protein kinase At1g56140: protein MAARESHASWLRAQLLFFFILPLLLLQGRVAAQANATDPNEVLALNTILGRWGWRASSAWNLSGNPCTGAAIDQTPIRNINPGVKCGCTYNNSNTCHITQLWVYALNVRGPIPEELQNLPYLFDLNLGQNYLTGSLPAFLGNLTNMQYLNLGINALNGIVPPQLGNLRRLIMLSISTNNFSGSIPPEFGNLINLEQWYIDSSGLSGELPQNLSNLKNLQTVWASDNNFTGRIPDYIGTWTNLTTLRFQGNSFQGPIPSSFASLTQMIDLRIGDIVNGSSSLDFIGNMTSLSTLVLRNSKISDTIPSSFQRYNGLTLLDLSFNNITGQVPQSLFNLSSLAFLFLGNNSLSGSLPVQKSTALVNIDLSYNQLNGSFPSWVSQGNLQLNLVANNFVIDDSSSSNLPSGLNCLQRNIPCHLGAPIYSDFAIKCGGSRAITSSDNTVYQIDNANLTTASYYVTDTTRWAVSSVGRFMDAPAPAYVMTSQSQFPNTLDSELFQTARLSPSSLRYYGLGLQNGNYTVKLQFAETDTTFPDSATWQSLGRRLFDIYIQNDQKERDFDIKKQAGGRSLVAVSREYTVPVTDNFLEIHFFWSGKGTCCVPTQGYYGPLISAISVSPADFTPTVSNRLPSSKKNRAGLIAGISVGVLVLGLLALCGIIFIRQRKRRLNEEAVLTGLDVKPFIFSYAELRAATDDFSSSNILGEGGFGPVFKGLLPDGRAIGVKQLATTSHQGRGQFLTEIATISAVQHRNLVKLYGCCVEEDKRILVYEYLENKSLDQAIFGKSSLHLDWPKRFDVLIGVARGLAYLHEESRVRIVHRDVKASNILLDADLNPKISDFGLAKLYDDKMTHINTRVAGTIGYLAPEYAMRGHLTEKADVFAYGVLALEIVSGRPNSDESLEHDKVYLLEWAWTLHDKKLELELTDPRLTSYNEIEIRRVIGIALLCTQGSPVHRPPMSRVVAMLLGDAEVADVTSRPSYLTDWQFKDGTSSFTANYFDSSAQRSENNFASNAETMVNMESRPLSSELYANTGIEEGR, encoded by the exons ATGGCAGCGCGCGAATCCCATGCCTCTTGGCTGAGAGCTCAGCTGCTGTTCTTCTTCATCCTTCCTCTGCTCCTCTTGCAAGGGAGGGTTGCAGCTCAAGCCAACGCTACAGATCCAAACGAAG TTTTGGCACTGAACACTATCCTAGGGAGATGGGGTTGGAGAGCATCATCTGCTTGGAATTTAAGTGGTAACCCATGCACCGGTGCTGCCATCGATCAAACTCCAATCAGGAATATTAACCCTGGAGTCAAATGCGGCTGCACTTACAACAACAGCAACACCTGTCATATCACTCAGTT GTGGGTTTATGCCTTAAATGTGCGCGGACCTATCCCCGAAGAGCTACAAAACCTACCCTACCTCTTTGATTT AAATTTAGGGCAAAACTACTTGACTGGATCTCTGCCAGCTTTCCTAGGGAACTTGACTAATATGCAATACTT AAATCTAGGTATTAATGCCTTAAATGGGATAGTACCACCACAACTTGGGAACCTTCGGAGACTCATCATGTT GAGTATTTCAACAAATAACTTCAGTGGTTCAATCCCTCCTGAGTTTGGGAATCTCATAAACTTAGAACAATG GTACATCGATAGTTCCGGACTTAGTGGTGAGCTACCACAAAATCTATCCAATCTCAAAAATTTACAGACAGT GTGGGCTTCAGACAATAATTTCACCGGAAGAATACCTGATTACATTGGGACATGGACAAACCTGACAACCTT GAGGTTCCAAGGCAACTCCTTTCAAGGTCCAATTCCTTCAAGCTTTGCCAGCCTAACTCAAATGATTGATTT GAGAATAGGTGATATCGTGAATGGGAGCTCTTCATTAGACTTCATTGGTAATATGACATCTCTAAGCACCTT GGTACTAAGGAATAGCAAGATTTCTGATACAATTCCATCGAGCTTTCAGCGATACAATGGATTAACTTTATT AGATTTGAGCTTTAACAACATAACTGGCCAAGTTCCTCAGTCACTCTTCAATCTGAGTTCGCTTGCTTTCTT ATTTCTTGGCAACAACAGTCTCTCGGGTTCCTTACCTGTGCAAAAGAGCACTGCACTAGTGAACAT AGATTTATCATACAATCAGTTAAATGGAAGCTTTCCATCTTGGGTTAGCCAAGGAAACTTGCAATT GAATTTGGTGGCAAACAATTTTGTGATTGATGATTCCAGCAGTAG CAACTTGCCTTCAGGGTTGAACTGTCTTCAGCGCAATATTCCATGCCACCTCGGTGCTCCAATTT ATTCAGACTTTGCGATCAAGTGTGGTGGCAGTAGAGCAATAACATCTTCTGATAACACTGTCTATCAGATTGATAATGCAAATCTCACAACTGCATCATACTATGTGACCGATACAACCAGATGGGCTGTTAGCAGTGTTGGGCGCTTTATGGACGCACCTGCTCCAGCTTATGTGATGACCAGCCAATCTCAATTTCCGAATACTCTAGACTCAGAATTGTTTCAGACTGCAAGGTTGTCTCCATCTTCACTGAGATACTACGGTCTTGGTCTTCAGAATGGAAACTATACCGTTAAACTCCAATTCGCGGAGACGGATACTACGTTCCCTGACTCGGCTACTTGGCAAAGCTTGGGTAGAAGGCTCTTCGATATTTATATTCAG AatgatcaaaaagagagagattttgatATAAAAAAGCAGGCTGGCGGCAGATCCCTTGTAGCTGTATCGAGGGAGTACACTGTTCCAGTGACAGATAATTTCCTCGAAATTCACTTCTTTTGGTCCGGCAAGGGTACCTGCTGTGTACCAACACAAGGATACTATGGCCCATTGATTTCAGCTATAAGTGTCTCTCCTGCCG ACTTCACTCCTACCGTATCAAACAGGCTGCCGAGTTCAAAGAAAAACCGGGCCGGTTTGATTGCGGGTATTTCAGTTGGAGTTCTTGTTCTAGGATTGTTGGCTCTATGTGGAATTATTTTCATCAGACAGAGAAAAAGAAGATTAAATGAGGAAGCAG TGTTAACAGGACTAGATGTGAAACCTTTCATCTTCAGTTATGCCGAGCTAAGGGCTGCGACTGATGACTTCAGTTCCTCTAACATATTGGGGGAGGGAGGATTCGGCCCGGTGTTTAAG GGGCTACTGCCTGATGGAAGAGCAATAGGTGTCAAGCAACTCGCAACGACATCTCATCAAGGAAGGGGCCAGTTCTTAACTGAGATTGCCACTATATCCGCAGTGCAGCACCGTAATCTCGTAAAGTTGTATGGCTGCTGTGTCGAGGAAGATAAGAGAATTTTGGTCTATGAGTACCTGGAAAACAAGAGTCTAGACCAAGCAATTTTTG GGAAAAGCAGTTTGCATCTCGACTGGCCGAAGCGATTCGATGTATTGATCGGGGTAGCAAGAGGTTTAGCCTATCTGCACGAGGAGTCGAGAGTGCGGATTGTGCACAGAGACGTGAAGGCTAGTAATATTCTACTTGATGCTGATCTCAACCCAAAAATCTCAGATTTTGGTTTGGCGAAGCTCTACGACGACAAGATGACTCACATTAACACAAGGGTTGCTGGCACAAT TGGCTATTTGGCACCCGAGTACGCGATGAGGGGGCATCTAACAGAGAAAGCTGATGTTTTTGCTTATGGAGTGCTGGCTTTGGAGATCGTCAGCGGAAGACCGAACTCCGACGAAAGCCTAGAGCATGACAAGGTTTATCTTCTAGAATGG GCTTGGACTCTACATGACAAGAAGCTTGAACTGGAGTTAACTGATCCAAGGCTAACATCATACAATGAGATCGAGATTCGCCGTGTCATTGGTATAGCTCTGCTTTGCACCCAGGGGTCGCCCGTGCATCGGCCACCGATGTCGAGGGTCGTGGCCATGCTACTAGGAGATGCTGAAGTAGCAGATGTCACCTCGAGGCCTAGCTACTTGACTGACTGGCAATTCAAGGATGGAACCAGCAGCTTCACAGCCAACTACTTCGACTCTTCAGCCCAAAGATCTGAAAATAATTTTGCATCTAATGCGGAAACAATGGTTAACATGGAAAGCAGGCCTTTGTCCTCGGAATTGTATGCAAACACTGGCATTGAGGAGGGAAGATGA